One Trichosurus vulpecula isolate mTriVul1 chromosome 7, mTriVul1.pri, whole genome shotgun sequence genomic region harbors:
- the LOC118856955 gene encoding putative olfactory receptor 2W6 has translation MEANESSGGYFILMGFSDQPQLELSLSLLVFVSYTITLMGNTTIVILTFLDSRLHTPMYFFLRNLSFLDICFTTSIVPQMLMNIWGHNKRISYIGCLVQCSVALALGSTECVLLAVMAVDRYVAVCWPLHYSTIMHPRLCHLLAAASWSSGFVNSLLQSSLAMVLPLCGHRQVDHFICELLVIIKLSCVDTRSMDFKMFIARLIILAVPVSIILTSYACIAWAVAKISSAEGQRKAFGTCASHLVVVSLFYGTIMSMYLQPKNNYSQDQAKFLALIYTIIAPTLNPLIYTLRNKDINRAMKKVMGTDQT, from the coding sequence atggaagctaatgaaagCTCAGGAGGATATTTCATCTTAATGGGCTTTTCTGACCAACCTCAGTTAGAATTGAGTCTTTCAttacttgtctttgtatcctacaCCATTACATTGATGGGCAACACGACCATTGTTATCTTAACTTTTCTGGACTCTCGGCTCCACACTCCTATGTACTTCTTCCTCAGAAACCTCTCCTTCTTGGACATCTGTTTCACAACCAGCATTGTCCCGCAAATGCTGATGAACATCTGGGGACATAATAAGAGAATCAGTTATATTGGCTGCTTGGTCCAATGTTCAGTAGCTTTGGCTCTTGGATCTACTGAATGTGTGCTTCTTGCTGTGATGGCTGTGGACCGCTACGTTGCTGTCTGCTGGCCCCTGCACTATTCCACCATCATGCATCCTCGGCTCTGCCATCTCCTGGCAGCTGCTTCCTGGTCCTCAGGCTTTGTTAATTCACTCCTTCAGTCATCTTTGGCCATGGTGTTGCCATTGTGTGGCCACCGCCAGGTAGACCATTTCATTTGTGAGCTGCTTGTTATTATCAAGCTATCTTGTGTAGACACTAGGTCAATGGACTTCAAAATGTTCATTGCTCGCCTCATCATTCTGGCCGTCCCTGTCTCTATCATCCTCACCTCGTATGCCTGCATTGCTTGGGCAGTGGCAAAAATAAGCTCAGCTGAGGGACAGAGGAAGGCTTTTGGGACCTGTGCATCACACTTGGTGGTGGTTTCATTGTTTTATGGGACTATAATGTCAATGTATCTTCAGCCCAAGAACAATTATTCTCAAGACCAAGCCAAGTTCCTGGCCCTTATCTATACCATTATAGCTCCCACCCTTAACCCTTTGATATATAcactgagaaataaagatataaacaggGCAATGAAGAAAGTGATGGGTACAGATCAAACCTAG
- the LOC118856954 gene encoding putative olfactory receptor 2W6: METANDSSGDFILVGFSERPELELVLSLFVSLFYTITLGGNTAIILLSLLDSRLHTPMYFFLRNLSFLDLCFTTSIVPQMLVNIWGGSKKISYSGCMVQYWVALALGSTECVLLAVMAVDRYVAVCWPLRYAMIMHPRLCHLLGAASWTGGFANSLLQSSLAMVLPRCGNHRVDHFFCELLVIVKLSCVDTGPTESKMFIARLIILGMPVSIILTSYGCIAWAVVKIRSAEGRKKAFGTCASHLLVVSLFYGTIMFVYLQPKNSYSQDQGKALAVLYTILAPTLNPLIYTLRNKDVKKAVRKVMGKEQA; this comes from the coding sequence ATGGAAACAGCCAACGACAGCTCAGGGGATTTCATCTTAGTGGGTTTCTCTGAACGACCTGAATTGGAACTGgttctctccctctttgtctccttGTTCTATACTATAACTCTGGGGGGTAATACTGCCATCATTCTGCTCTCTCTCCTGGACTCCAGGCTCCACactcccatgtacttcttcctcagAAACCTTTCCTTTCTAGACCTTTGCTTCACCACTAGCATTGTCCCCCAGATGCTGGTGAACATCTGGGGAGGGAGCAAAAAGATCAGCTACTCTGGATGTATGGTCCAGTACTGGGTGGCCTTGGCTCTTGGATCCACAGAGTGTGTCCTCCTTGCTGTGATGGCTGTTGATCGTTATGTTGCTGTCTGTTGGCCCCTACGCTATGCTATGATTATGCATCCACGCCTCTGCCACCTCCTAGGGGCTGCTTCCTGGACTGGTGGCTTTGCCAACTCCCTTCTACAGTCATCATTGGCCATGGTGTTGCCTCGATGTGGCAACCACAGAGTGGACCATTTCTTTTGTGAGCTGCTAGTCATTGTCAAACTTTCTTGTGTGGACACTGGCCCAACAGAGTCTAAGATGTTCATTGCCCGTCTTATCATCCTTGGCATGCCTGTCTCTATCATCTTAACTTCATATGGGTGCATTGCTTGGGCAGTGGTGAAGATCCGTTCAgctgagggaaggaagaaggcctTTGGTACTTGTGCATCACATCTGCTAGTCGTGTCACTTTTCTATGGGACCATTATGTTTGTGTATCTACAGCCCAAAAACAGTTACTCCCAGGACCAAGGCAAAGCCCTTGCAGTGCTCTATACAATTCTAGCTCCCACACTTAACCCTCTGATCTACACCCTGAGGAATAAGGATGTGAAGAAAGCAGTAAGAAAAGTCATGGGGAAAGAGCAGGCATAG